A single genomic interval of Bradyrhizobium sp. AZCC 1693 harbors:
- a CDS encoding DUF1254 domain-containing protein, which yields MIRLAFTIIAGVLLGGVVHLVSVLALPRIATQDAYSRLTPMTRENAVTALPLAEPNNAPMPFMDPAFAVAICRYDLAGGPLKLTVPVSQAYTSVSFYTRNEVAYYAINDRSAGRKVIELDLMTEEQHSALPEDEEVTAADRLIIDSPTATGLIVLKALAPEPGLMPQAQASLAASRCTVQTEPPPAKQPEPVAPAPAPAPAPRSKR from the coding sequence ATGATCCGGCTGGCGTTCACCATCATCGCAGGCGTGCTGTTGGGCGGCGTGGTGCATCTCGTCAGCGTGCTGGCGCTGCCGCGCATCGCCACCCAGGATGCCTATTCACGGCTGACGCCGATGACCAGGGAGAATGCCGTCACGGCCCTTCCGCTCGCCGAGCCCAACAACGCGCCGATGCCGTTCATGGACCCGGCCTTTGCGGTCGCGATCTGCCGCTACGACCTCGCCGGCGGCCCCCTCAAGCTGACGGTGCCGGTCAGCCAGGCCTACACCTCGGTGTCATTCTACACGCGCAACGAGGTCGCCTATTACGCCATCAACGATCGCTCGGCCGGCCGCAAGGTGATCGAACTCGACCTGATGACGGAAGAGCAGCATTCCGCGTTGCCGGAGGATGAGGAAGTCACCGCCGCCGACCGGCTGATCATCGACTCCCCTACCGCGACCGGCCTGATCGTGCTCAAGGCCCTGGCGCCGGAGCCGGGCTTGATGCCGCAGGCGCAGGCCTCGCTCGCGGCATCGCGTTGCACCGTTCAGACCGAGCCTCCACCGGCCAAGCAACCCGAACCCGTAGCGCCTGCACCGGCCCCCGCGCCGGCACCACGGTCCAAGCGCTGA
- a CDS encoding MBL fold metallo-hydrolase, with translation MRVHHLNTGTMCPIGRRLVNGTGSIFQRARMVCHCLLIETHDGLALVDTGIGLDDIANPPRLGPKWVRQTTPRLDPAEAAVRQVEALGYSKSDVRHLLLTHLDRDHAGGIPDFPNAKVHVHRREHDMAVTRRTPAPKGRYITDQWKHDPQWTFYGEGGEDWFGFEGVRALGDREPDILMIPLPGHTSGHCGIAVRSGDKWLLHAGDAYFFHGQMQASPRVPLVLGMFQRRADMDRAVRIQNQERLRTLKANHGDAVTIFNSHDPVDYENCRCGHHQEVPAHAGAG, from the coding sequence ATGCGCGTCCATCATCTCAACACCGGCACCATGTGCCCGATCGGCCGGCGGCTGGTGAACGGCACCGGCAGCATTTTCCAGCGCGCGCGCATGGTGTGTCATTGCCTGCTGATCGAGACCCATGACGGGCTGGCGCTGGTCGATACCGGCATCGGATTGGACGACATTGCCAACCCGCCGCGGCTTGGACCCAAATGGGTCCGGCAGACGACGCCGCGGCTCGATCCGGCCGAGGCGGCCGTGCGGCAGGTCGAGGCGCTCGGCTATTCCAAAAGCGATGTGCGGCATCTGTTGCTGACGCATCTCGATCGCGATCATGCCGGCGGCATTCCGGATTTTCCGAACGCCAAGGTGCACGTCCATCGCCGCGAGCACGACATGGCGGTGACGCGCCGGACGCCGGCACCGAAGGGCCGCTACATCACCGATCAGTGGAAGCACGATCCGCAATGGACGTTCTATGGGGAGGGCGGCGAAGACTGGTTCGGTTTTGAGGGCGTCCGCGCGCTCGGCGATCGCGAGCCTGATATCCTGATGATCCCGCTGCCCGGCCATACCTCAGGTCATTGCGGCATCGCCGTGCGGAGCGGGGACAAATGGTTGCTGCACGCCGGCGATGCCTATTTCTTCCACGGTCAGATGCAAGCGTCGCCGCGGGTGCCGCTGGTGCTCGGCATGTTTCAGCGCCGCGCCGATATGGATCGCGCCGTGCGCATCCAAAATCAGGAGCGGCTGCGGACGCTCAAGGCCAATCACGGCGATGCCGTGACCATCTTCAACAGTCATGATCCCGTGGACTACGAGAATTGCCGCTGCGGCCACCACCAGGAAGTGCCGGCTCACGCTGGAGCAGGATGA
- a CDS encoding LysR family transcriptional regulator has product MDIRELRYFAAVFRERNLTAAAKRCFISQPSISAAITNLEAELGTALFIRHKKGVAPTEAAEQFHAVARRIIDEADAAKNLFRKPATRSALTLGLMRTLDRPRTIALLKPLTGTSDIALRLVGVDEPSDARIVSKNLLRADEHFVPLWIERYVAALPPSHPLTLKERLRTADLAGVAMVDRCHCEQSEFFGRAASASRQPAAIAESEDWAMALVAAGVGIAIVPEGVARANSDVAVREIDVDVKREVGLAYSAARPPSEALQNFIAKLQRQRPKAGRAKSKARRS; this is encoded by the coding sequence ATGGATATCCGCGAGCTCCGCTATTTCGCGGCCGTGTTCAGGGAGCGCAACCTGACGGCGGCGGCCAAACGCTGCTTCATCTCGCAGCCCTCGATCTCGGCGGCGATCACCAATCTGGAGGCCGAACTCGGCACGGCGCTGTTCATCCGGCACAAGAAGGGCGTGGCGCCGACGGAAGCGGCCGAACAATTCCATGCCGTGGCCCGCCGCATCATCGATGAGGCGGACGCGGCGAAAAACCTGTTCCGAAAACCTGCGACGCGGAGCGCGCTGACACTCGGCCTGATGCGCACGCTCGACCGGCCGCGAACCATCGCCCTCCTGAAGCCGCTGACCGGGACTTCCGACATCGCGCTCCGCCTCGTTGGCGTCGATGAGCCTTCGGATGCGCGGATCGTTTCCAAAAATCTGCTGCGCGCCGACGAGCATTTCGTTCCGCTCTGGATCGAGCGCTACGTCGCAGCATTGCCGCCATCGCATCCGCTGACGCTGAAGGAGCGGCTGCGCACCGCTGACCTCGCCGGCGTCGCCATGGTCGACCGCTGCCATTGCGAGCAGAGCGAATTCTTCGGCCGCGCCGCATCGGCATCACGCCAGCCCGCGGCGATCGCCGAATCGGAAGACTGGGCGATGGCGCTGGTGGCCGCCGGTGTCGGGATTGCCATCGTTCCCGAAGGCGTGGCGCGCGCCAATTCCGATGTCGCCGTGCGCGAGATCGACGTCGACGTGAAGCGCGAGGTGGGGCTCGCTTACAGCGCGGCGCGGCCGCCGTCGGAAGCCTTGCAGAACTTTATCGCAAAACTGCAGCGGCAACGGCCCAAAGCGGGCCGCGCCAAATCGAAGGCTCGGCGTAGCTGA
- a CDS encoding serine hydrolase domain-containing protein has translation MISRRLVIGLLGAGVTAFALYATPIALAFSPEARNAKLDETLRGLVEGRSTPGIAVLILQNGRPVYSRSVGVREVGGAALIGENDMFRLASMTKAVTSVAAMILVEQGKIDLDDPVSRFLPEFAKLRVRGPDGTEGPASRPPTIRELLSHTAGLSYNFINNPRLVDAYREARVTDGLDQPEVTTAEAMQRLAAVPLGYQPGTGWEYSLATDVLGAVIEKVTGASLGAFVTERIAKPLRIQSFVFNAPETIRSRFVQVTRPAQVTGALGTGYVPVMGSEAVPFPPTKGTANLDPNRAFSPTAYNSGGAGMSGTIGDYARFLQMLLNEGELDGMRVLRAETVRQMTQNVTGNLPTLRGPGWGFTLGFGILTDPAAAKSRLPAGSYGWGGIYGTQFWIDPTNRVVGLVMTQTAIIGSGPISNPVREAFYTAD, from the coding sequence ATGATCTCACGTCGTCTTGTGATCGGACTGTTAGGGGCAGGAGTGACAGCGTTTGCGCTCTATGCCACCCCAATTGCGCTGGCTTTTTCGCCCGAGGCGCGCAACGCAAAGCTCGATGAAACCCTTCGGGGATTGGTCGAAGGTCGCAGCACTCCAGGTATTGCGGTGCTGATCCTCCAGAACGGACGCCCGGTCTACAGCCGCAGCGTCGGCGTTCGCGAGGTCGGGGGCGCCGCGCTGATCGGCGAGAACGACATGTTCCGCCTCGCCTCAATGACGAAGGCCGTCACCTCGGTGGCAGCGATGATCCTTGTCGAGCAGGGCAAGATCGACCTGGACGATCCGGTCAGCCGTTTCCTTCCCGAGTTCGCCAAGCTAAGGGTGCGCGGGCCCGACGGCACCGAGGGTCCTGCGAGCAGGCCGCCGACGATCCGCGAACTGCTGAGCCATACCGCCGGGCTCTCCTACAACTTCATCAACAATCCCCGGCTCGTTGATGCATACCGCGAAGCCCGCGTGACCGACGGGCTGGACCAGCCCGAGGTAACCACGGCTGAAGCGATGCAGCGTCTCGCCGCCGTTCCACTTGGCTATCAGCCTGGAACGGGCTGGGAATACTCGCTCGCCACTGACGTGCTCGGGGCCGTCATCGAGAAGGTGACGGGAGCCAGTCTGGGAGCTTTTGTAACCGAGCGCATTGCAAAGCCCCTGCGCATCCAGAGCTTTGTGTTCAACGCACCTGAGACCATCCGCTCACGCTTCGTGCAGGTGACGCGGCCCGCACAGGTCACGGGCGCACTCGGCACGGGCTACGTTCCGGTGATGGGATCTGAGGCAGTGCCGTTCCCACCCACCAAGGGCACTGCCAATCTCGACCCGAACCGCGCCTTCTCTCCGACTGCCTATAACTCTGGCGGCGCCGGCATGAGTGGCACCATCGGTGACTACGCGCGGTTCCTGCAAATGCTGCTGAACGAGGGCGAACTTGACGGCATGCGGGTGCTCCGCGCGGAGACGGTCCGACAAATGACGCAGAACGTGACTGGCAACTTGCCGACGCTTCGCGGGCCGGGTTGGGGCTTCACGCTGGGCTTTGGGATCCTGACCGATCCGGCTGCAGCCAAGAGCCGTCTTCCGGCCGGTAGCTATGGGTGGGGCGGCATCTATGGCACGCAGTTTTGGATCGATCCGACAAACCGCGTTGTCGGCCTGGTCATGACCCAGACGGCAATTATTGGCTCCGGCCCGATCTCGAATCCCGTCCGGGAAGCATTCTATACGGCCGATTGA
- a CDS encoding septal ring lytic transglycosylase RlpA family protein → MALFGRTAGVRVRLRKFPKANQTFAPSHVADAISVLDGENQEHCARTTLVLTTVPPPGLARIRKKLARVRQRIRVRLTFLRRQEPNEKIGRGVMILFRSSAAICGAVVALAVSVTVARSEVAAVHSSTVVNEASGDAIVGAASTYNPFRPGWREGGPNTASGERYDPFVWAAAIKTSLRQKFGGVQYGERPKYALVEAVGKKVIVKINDVGPLTPGRIIDLNERAMRYFDPSLQLGVIHDVKVRPLSGDYWVAGPVG, encoded by the coding sequence ATGGCTTTGTTTGGACGCACTGCAGGAGTACGTGTCCGCTTACGAAAGTTCCCGAAAGCCAACCAGACGTTTGCTCCTAGTCATGTTGCTGACGCAATCTCTGTCTTAGACGGCGAGAACCAAGAACACTGTGCGAGGACCACCCTGGTTCTCACGACGGTTCCGCCGCCAGGATTGGCACGAATCCGCAAAAAATTGGCACGAGTTCGTCAACGCATCCGCGTTCGGCTGACTTTTTTGCGGCGCCAGGAACCGAACGAAAAAATCGGTCGAGGAGTTATGATATTGTTTCGTTCTAGCGCCGCAATTTGCGGCGCCGTAGTTGCGCTTGCCGTTTCTGTTACCGTTGCTCGAAGTGAAGTCGCTGCAGTTCATTCAAGCACCGTCGTCAACGAAGCTTCTGGGGATGCGATTGTTGGCGCAGCATCGACGTACAATCCGTTCCGGCCCGGTTGGCGGGAGGGCGGCCCGAACACAGCTTCCGGGGAGCGCTATGATCCCTTCGTCTGGGCGGCTGCCATCAAGACGAGTTTGCGTCAGAAATTTGGTGGGGTCCAATATGGCGAGAGGCCGAAGTATGCCCTCGTTGAGGCTGTAGGTAAGAAGGTCATCGTCAAGATAAATGACGTTGGGCCATTAACGCCTGGGCGCATCATTGACCTCAATGAGCGGGCGATGCGCTATTTCGATCCAAGCCTGCAGCTCGGGGTAATTCATGACGTAAAAGTCAGGCCGCTTTCCGGCGACTATTGGGTCGCCGGACCGGTTGGATGA
- a CDS encoding tyrosine-type recombinase/integrase produces MSTDAVSPLRQRMIEDMNARKLCAGTQRGHISSCKRFAAFVKQSPDTATLEDIRRFQLHLAETGASICNRNRIMTGLRFLFRVTLRRLDLAAEIYHLREPQKIPLVMSQDETRRLLAVAGSLKARLLLSLGYGCGLRAGEVVRLKVKHIDSAQKIIRIEQSKGRKDRNVMLSSKTLDLLRQWWKARPSRHDAQTPVPERWLFPGTRAGKPMTTRQLNRLFHEAADAAGIRKGVTLHALRHSFATHLLEDGTDIRFIQALLGHDKLDTTARYTRVATGMIAAIESPLDRLSQPRKRPRKSRKNPPPA; encoded by the coding sequence ATGAGTACGGATGCTGTCAGCCCGCTGCGCCAGCGCATGATCGAGGACATGAATGCGCGCAAGCTCTGTGCGGGCACGCAGAGAGGCCATATCAGCAGTTGCAAGCGGTTCGCGGCGTTTGTGAAGCAGTCCCCCGACACGGCCACACTTGAGGACATCCGCCGCTTCCAGCTGCACCTGGCCGAGACGGGCGCGAGCATCTGCAACCGCAACCGCATCATGACCGGGTTGCGGTTCTTGTTCCGCGTGACGCTGCGCCGATTGGACCTTGCGGCCGAGATCTATCATCTCCGCGAGCCTCAGAAGATCCCGCTGGTGATGAGCCAGGATGAGACGCGGCGCCTGCTGGCCGTCGCCGGCAGCCTCAAGGCCCGCCTCCTGCTCAGCCTCGGCTATGGCTGCGGGTTGCGCGCCGGCGAGGTGGTGCGGCTCAAGGTCAAGCATATCGACAGCGCGCAGAAGATCATTCGCATCGAGCAGTCCAAGGGGCGCAAGGACCGTAATGTCATGCTGTCGTCAAAGACGCTCGATCTGTTGCGGCAATGGTGGAAGGCGCGCCCATCGCGTCACGATGCGCAAACGCCCGTGCCGGAACGCTGGCTGTTTCCCGGCACCAGGGCCGGCAAGCCCATGACCACCCGCCAGCTCAACCGCCTGTTTCATGAGGCGGCCGATGCGGCCGGGATCAGGAAGGGCGTGACGCTGCACGCGCTGCGCCACAGCTTCGCGACCCACCTGCTGGAGGACGGCACCGATATCAGATTCATCCAGGCGCTGCTGGGTCACGACAAACTGGACACGACGGCGCGCTATACCCGTGTCGCCACCGGCATGATCGCGGCGATCGAAAGCCCGCTCGACCGGCTGTCGCAGCCTCGCAAGAGACCCAGGAAGAGCAGGAAGAACCCGCCGCCGGCGTAA
- a CDS encoding IS91 family transposase, with protein MSRPALEVADILRDHGAAWRRANAGHVSLGQLKVMSAIERCRTAALGGHVARCENETCAHTVIAYNSCRNRHCPKCQGAAAREWLAEREADLLPVPYFHVVYTLPAQIADIAYQNKAVIYDLLFKASAETTLTIAADPKHLGARIGFMSVLHTWGSALTHHPHVHMVVPGGGLSPDGSKWIACRPRYFLTVQVLSALFRRLFLEMLVAAHHAGRLQFFGEHARLADKAAFAAYLTPLREINWVVYAKEPFAGPRQVLRYLSRYTHRIAISNRRLLSADENGVTFKYKDYRIEGPARYKAMTLATDEFIRRFLIHVLPKGFHRIRHYGLLANGARAANIAHARQLLAQPARPKEPETPEAAINEPRVLPRPCPCCGARMIVIETFERGCEPKHRPTPAPAPIRIDTS; from the coding sequence GTGTCGCGTCCAGCGCTGGAGGTCGCGGATATCTTGCGCGACCACGGGGCGGCGTGGCGGCGCGCCAATGCGGGCCACGTCAGTCTCGGCCAGCTGAAAGTCATGAGTGCGATCGAGCGCTGCCGCACGGCGGCGCTCGGCGGCCATGTGGCGCGCTGCGAGAACGAGACCTGCGCCCACACCGTCATCGCCTACAACAGCTGCCGCAACCGGCACTGCCCCAAGTGCCAGGGCGCTGCGGCCCGCGAGTGGCTGGCCGAGCGCGAGGCCGATCTCCTGCCGGTGCCGTACTTTCATGTGGTGTACACGCTGCCGGCGCAGATCGCCGACATCGCCTATCAGAACAAGGCGGTGATCTACGACCTGCTGTTCAAAGCCTCGGCGGAGACCACGCTCACGATCGCGGCCGATCCCAAGCATCTCGGCGCTCGCATCGGCTTCATGTCGGTGCTGCACACATGGGGTTCCGCGCTGACGCATCACCCGCATGTCCACATGGTCGTGCCGGGTGGTGGCCTGTCGCCGGACGGATCGAAGTGGATCGCGTGCCGACCACGCTATTTTTTGACCGTGCAGGTTCTCTCGGCGTTGTTCCGCAGGCTGTTTCTGGAGATGCTGGTCGCGGCTCACCACGCCGGCCGCCTGCAGTTCTTCGGCGAGCATGCGCGGCTCGCCGATAAGGCTGCATTCGCTGCCTATCTGACGCCACTGCGCGAGATCAATTGGGTGGTCTACGCCAAAGAGCCGTTCGCCGGGCCCAGGCAGGTGTTGCGCTATCTGTCGCGCTACACCCACCGCATCGCGATCTCCAATCGCCGGCTGCTGTCCGCCGACGAGAACGGTGTCACCTTCAAGTACAAGGACTATCGGATCGAGGGGCCCGCCCGCTACAAGGCGATGACGCTGGCGACCGACGAGTTCATCCGGCGCTTCCTGATCCACGTGCTGCCGAAGGGCTTCCATCGCATCCGACACTATGGCCTGCTCGCCAACGGCGCCCGAGCCGCAAACATTGCGCACGCGCGCCAGCTGCTCGCTCAGCCGGCGCGCCCTAAAGAACCCGAGACGCCCGAAGCCGCGATCAACGAACCCCGCGTGCTGCCGCGTCCATGCCCGTGCTGCGGCGCCCGCATGATCGTCATCGAGACTTTTGAGCGCGGCTGCGAGCCGAAGCACCGCCCCACACCGGCGCCGGCGCCGATCAGGATCGACACATCATGA
- a CDS encoding vanadium-dependent haloperoxidase gives MADHPTISTESDLASSTLPTTAVTRRSLLGGAGIAVGAAVLASPPSMSGIAPAAAQPVSADPRPLDAAFKRRAFEVRQACASNNEKIPIAPHPTNGDEARYTNKIGSDSRGLPHDKRGEVEQAAWQALYTACQSGDPADFEKVPLGGIRKLVNPVGTQAVSLSGMNPTQIAIPSAPALASAERGGEAVEVYWQSLLRDVPLTELRDDTSNRDVLAATEELNKLADFRGPKSGGRVTPGTLFRANALYFDPTDPKGRSVTPPGVLDGPLISQFLLRDVPYAAQWISAQIRTTLPANEFLTEYEEWLAIQNGAVPKRRLQFDATPRYITTGRDLAEYIHAGPALGWAAALILATPGGGADQRYSGMYPPAEPVSYPSNPYRKSKTQSPAGATFGLPYVQALLATGISNSVRAAYWQKYMVHRAVRPEAYGALAHHRLANGVSDYPLHDNFLKSEALDRSKAKYGTYLLSQTYPEASPLHSTYPGGATSVGAVTATILKAFFDESRVIANPIQPDPADPTRLVPYSGPPLTVGGELNKLAVNFGFGRNWAGIHWRSDASASMAIGEEVAIGMLRDERTTLREPFDGFSLTRFDGSRVTI, from the coding sequence ATGGCTGACCACCCCACCATTTCGACTGAATCTGACCTGGCATCGTCGACCCTGCCGACCACCGCGGTCACTCGCCGCTCGCTCCTCGGCGGGGCCGGCATCGCAGTTGGCGCCGCCGTGCTTGCGTCTCCGCCGAGCATGTCCGGAATCGCCCCGGCAGCAGCACAGCCTGTGAGCGCGGACCCGCGACCGCTCGACGCGGCGTTCAAGCGCCGCGCCTTCGAAGTCCGGCAAGCTTGCGCGAGCAATAACGAGAAAATTCCCATCGCACCCCACCCGACGAATGGCGATGAGGCGCGCTACACCAACAAGATCGGTTCGGATTCACGGGGCCTGCCGCACGACAAACGCGGCGAAGTGGAACAAGCTGCATGGCAGGCGCTCTATACCGCTTGCCAGTCGGGCGATCCCGCTGATTTCGAGAAAGTCCCGCTCGGCGGCATTCGCAAACTGGTCAATCCCGTAGGCACACAAGCCGTCAGTCTCAGCGGCATGAACCCTACTCAGATTGCGATACCGTCGGCACCGGCCCTTGCAAGTGCGGAGCGCGGCGGCGAGGCGGTCGAGGTATATTGGCAATCGCTGCTTCGTGATGTTCCGCTTACCGAGTTGCGCGACGACACCTCCAATCGCGACGTGCTTGCAGCTACCGAGGAACTCAACAAGCTCGCCGATTTCCGAGGGCCGAAGTCTGGTGGGCGGGTCACACCCGGTACGCTGTTCCGTGCCAATGCGCTTTATTTCGACCCAACTGACCCGAAGGGCCGCTCCGTCACGCCTCCAGGCGTTTTGGACGGCCCGCTGATCTCGCAATTCCTGCTCCGGGACGTGCCCTATGCCGCACAGTGGATCAGTGCTCAAATTCGCACCACGTTGCCCGCCAACGAATTCCTGACCGAATACGAGGAGTGGCTGGCGATCCAGAACGGCGCCGTACCGAAACGCCGGTTGCAGTTCGACGCGACACCGCGCTACATCACGACGGGAAGAGATCTCGCGGAGTATATCCACGCTGGTCCTGCACTTGGGTGGGCGGCAGCACTGATCCTTGCAACCCCCGGCGGTGGAGCGGATCAACGGTACTCCGGGATGTATCCACCGGCAGAGCCCGTGTCCTACCCATCTAACCCGTATCGGAAATCGAAAACCCAAAGCCCTGCGGGTGCCACCTTCGGGTTGCCCTATGTGCAGGCACTACTCGCCACGGGGATCAGTAACTCCGTCCGCGCGGCCTACTGGCAGAAGTATATGGTGCACCGGGCTGTACGACCGGAAGCCTACGGCGCTCTGGCGCACCATCGCCTCGCCAATGGCGTGAGCGACTACCCGTTGCATGATAACTTCCTGAAATCGGAAGCGCTTGATCGCAGTAAAGCCAAATACGGCACCTATCTTTTGTCACAAACCTATCCGGAGGCCTCGCCCCTTCACTCCACCTATCCCGGCGGTGCCACGAGCGTTGGTGCCGTCACGGCTACCATATTGAAGGCGTTTTTCGACGAGAGCCGCGTCATCGCCAACCCGATACAGCCCGATCCGGCTGACCCGACGAGGCTCGTGCCCTATAGCGGCCCGCCGCTCACGGTCGGCGGAGAGTTGAACAAGCTCGCGGTGAATTTCGGTTTCGGACGAAATTGGGCGGGCATCCACTGGCGTTCCGACGCTTCGGCCTCAATGGCGATCGGCGAGGAAGTGGCTATCGGCATGCTGCGCGACGAGCGCACCACCCTCCGCGAACCCTTCGACGGCTTCTCCTTGACGCGCTTCGACGGCAGCCGCGTGACGATCTGA
- a CDS encoding DUF2336 domain-containing protein encodes MTAAPLFPGFDGLMTLSRREGVDIRPTLLRVLTDLYVQTSAHSADEERQFVELTSRLIDQVDDATRAAVRARLAIYPATPAEIMDKLGLRRSHPGEILPVAAAIAAAPASAPVVKAPTEAQLRMASTLSMRPNDAAEISDMFFAAGASERALILHNIADTPLKASPRIPAARAARALHILEMAAFAEDTENFALELGEALILPQRIAEQVVHDPGGEPLACAARALDMPSPAFQRVLLFLNPEFGSSVHNVYRLSRLYDRLSERSALVMLAAWRGSTMAVTRAKYRAALYDDERHRTRAATTQTRPAVQPGTAPAVRTGTDGSKR; translated from the coding sequence ATGACCGCAGCTCCATTGTTTCCAGGATTCGACGGGCTGATGACGCTCTCGCGCCGCGAGGGCGTCGACATCAGACCAACCTTGCTGCGCGTGCTGACCGACCTCTATGTCCAGACCAGCGCCCATTCCGCCGACGAGGAACGGCAGTTCGTCGAACTGACGTCCCGCCTGATCGACCAGGTCGACGACGCCACCCGCGCCGCGGTGCGGGCGCGGCTCGCGATCTATCCGGCGACCCCGGCCGAGATCATGGACAAGCTCGGGCTGCGGCGTTCGCACCCCGGCGAGATCCTGCCGGTCGCGGCTGCGATTGCCGCTGCTCCGGCCAGCGCGCCCGTGGTGAAGGCGCCGACCGAAGCGCAGTTGCGGATGGCGTCAACCCTTTCGATGCGGCCCAACGATGCCGCCGAAATCAGCGACATGTTCTTTGCGGCGGGCGCCAGCGAGCGCGCGCTGATCCTGCACAATATCGCCGACACGCCGCTGAAAGCCTCGCCGCGCATTCCCGCAGCCCGCGCCGCGCGCGCGCTCCATATCCTGGAGATGGCCGCATTCGCCGAGGACACCGAGAATTTCGCGCTCGAACTCGGCGAAGCCTTGATTCTGCCGCAGCGGATTGCCGAACAGGTGGTGCACGATCCCGGTGGCGAGCCGCTGGCCTGCGCCGCGCGCGCGCTGGACATGCCGAGCCCGGCGTTCCAGCGCGTGCTGCTGTTCCTCAATCCCGAGTTCGGCTCATCCGTGCATAATGTTTATCGTTTGTCGCGGCTTTACGACCGCCTGAGCGAACGATCCGCGCTGGTGATGCTGGCGGCGTGGCGCGGCTCGACCATGGCGGTCACCCGCGCCAAATATCGCGCCGCGCTCTACGACGACGAGCGCCATCGCACCCGCGCGGCGACCACGCAGACACGCCCCGCCGTGCAGCCCGGAACTGCGCCGGCCGTGCGCACCGGCACCGACGGTTCGAAGCGTTAG
- a CDS encoding DUF1491 family protein, with protein MRLKSSIWVAAYLRRCQTEGIFGAVRKRGAEEAGAVFVKVALLDGNAMLYAPAPQTVYDESRPAERLFAPASPQPVPEQSVEERLVKELRFDPDAWIVETEDRAGRHFLDLATA; from the coding sequence ATGCGATTGAAATCAAGCATCTGGGTGGCCGCTTATCTGCGCCGCTGCCAGACCGAGGGAATTTTTGGCGCCGTGCGCAAGCGCGGGGCGGAGGAGGCGGGGGCGGTGTTCGTCAAGGTGGCGCTGCTCGACGGCAACGCCATGCTGTACGCACCCGCGCCGCAGACGGTCTATGACGAGAGCCGCCCGGCCGAGCGCTTGTTCGCGCCGGCTTCACCGCAGCCGGTGCCGGAGCAATCGGTGGAGGAACGCCTCGTCAAGGAACTCCGCTTCGATCCCGACGCCTGGATCGTCGAGACCGAGGACCGGGCAGGACGGCACTTTCTCGATCTGGCGACGGCCTAA
- a CDS encoding peptidoglycan-binding domain-containing protein — MPRRIDDDDEMPRRRRRGAKAAAIEVEEERGLVMRILLHSPKDMVAGLLAAAAICAILANALFLQAGRHPSPMFGSVVTLPAPQAAVSPLPRPRPVELTARPVDAEPPEIRPVEARSADPKHVEIKSGDPRSDSKGDSKNPDPMANLVVKSTGAPTAAPANVARPPASIPATAQSAGARRVAAVQRALTQYGYGQLKPTGAVGSDTQAAISKFERDRKLPVTGQMSDRLVKELTAMIGHPID, encoded by the coding sequence GTGCCCAGGCGAATTGACGACGATGACGAGATGCCGCGCCGCCGCCGCCGCGGCGCGAAGGCGGCTGCGATTGAGGTGGAGGAAGAGCGCGGCCTTGTAATGCGCATCCTCCTGCATAGTCCGAAAGACATGGTCGCGGGCCTGCTCGCCGCTGCCGCGATCTGCGCCATCCTCGCCAATGCGTTGTTCCTGCAGGCCGGCCGGCATCCCTCGCCGATGTTCGGCTCGGTGGTGACGCTGCCGGCGCCGCAAGCCGCCGTGAGCCCGCTGCCGCGCCCGCGCCCGGTCGAACTGACCGCACGGCCGGTCGACGCAGAGCCGCCGGAAATCAGGCCGGTCGAGGCGAGGAGCGCTGATCCCAAACACGTCGAGATCAAGAGCGGCGATCCGAGGAGCGATTCCAAGGGCGATTCCAAGAACCCTGACCCGATGGCCAATCTGGTGGTTAAGTCGACCGGTGCGCCCACTGCTGCGCCCGCGAATGTGGCGCGTCCGCCCGCGTCGATTCCAGCCACCGCGCAGAGCGCCGGCGCGCGTCGCGTGGCGGCGGTGCAGCGCGCGCTCACCCAATATGGCTATGGCCAGTTGAAGCCGACCGGCGCGGTCGGCTCAGACACGCAGGCTGCAATCTCGAAATTCGAGCGCGACCGCAAGCTCCCGGTGACCGGGCAAATGTCCGATCGGCTGGTGAAGGAGCTCACGGCGATGATCGGGCATCCGATCGACTAG